The genomic window CCGGACGCGACGACGGTTTCCGCGTCCTCGACCTGTGTCGCTAACCGCTCGCCAACGTCCATACTCAGTTCGTAGTACTCCTGCTTGTAGCCAAAGGAGCCCGCCATACCGCAACACTCAGCGCTGGAGCTCTCGGGCGCGTAGCCACAGCGCTCGAGGACGGCAACGGTGGGCGCTTCGAGGTCGAGCGTGCGCTGCTGGCAGTGGGAGTGGTAGGCGACCGGCTCCGATCCGTCGCCGGTCGACAGGGCCGACGGCTCGGCTCCGTTCTCGAGCAGGCCGTAGACGTACTCGCAGATCTCGTAGCTGCTCTCCTGGAGCCGATCGAACGACTGCTCGGGGAGCAGGCGTTCGTACTCGCGGTGCATGGCCGCCAGATCGGACGGCTCGATGACGACCACGTCCTGGCCAGCATCGAGGTCTTCGGCCAGCGCGGCGAAGAGCCGGCTGGCCTGCCGGTCCGCCGTCGCGATCATCCCCTGTGAGAGCGCCGCACGCCCGCTCTCGGGCAAGTCCGGGACTCGAACCGGCACGCCGAGCGCCTCGAGTGTCCTGACCGCGGCTTTCCCGCGCTCTGTGTCGACGTAGTTCGTGTAGACGTCCGGGTAGAGGACGACCTCGCGGTCGATCTCGGCCCCGCCGTCTCGAGCGGCTCGCGCCGCCCGTCGGCTCGAGGCGTCCGGGCCACCTCGCTCCTCGAACCAGTCGACGAGCGATTCCTGCCGGAACGTCGGCAGATCGCGCCGGCGGTCGATTCCGAGGGCGTGCTCGAGGGCCGCGCGGACGGGGCCGGCGTCGGCGAGCCAGTTCGAGACGGGCGCGGTCGCGCTGGCGGCCTTCGCGACGGTGCCGATGTTGCCGAAGAAGCGTTTTCCGGGGTCGATCCCGCCTGCTTCCTCGTCGGGCGTGAGCCCGTCGACGAGGAAGTCGTACGACTCCGCGTCGCCGCTGCGGTTGATCCGGTCCCGGACGACGGTGTTGATCCACGGGATGTCGATCTTCACCGGACAGGCGTCGACGCAGCGCGTACAGCCGGTACAGAGGTCGTTGAACTCGGCCGCCGAGTCCTGTCCGTGGACGCCGGCCTCCCAGCCGGTCGCGATGCCGCCCGAATAGGTCTCGCCGCCGAACCCGTGGCCGCCGACCGACTGGAAGTTCGCACACGAGTTCGAGCAGGCTCCACAGCGGATGCAGTACAGCGTCTCCCGGAGCTGATCGTCCTCGCGCATGTCCGTGCGGCCGTTGTCCAGCAAGACGAGGTGGAAATCGCGGTCCGAGTTCCCGGGTCCGTCGGCCGCTCCGTTACCGTCGCCCGTGATCGGCTCGTCCGGCGACTCGAAATCCAGCGTCGGCGAGTCGGTCGGCGGGGACAGCATCGTCACGTACTGCGAGATCGGCTGGCCCGTCGCACTCTTGGCGATCAGGTCGACGAAGGGCTCGAGGTCCGACAGCGTCGGGATCAGTTTCTCCACGCCCGCGATCGCGACGTGGGTGTCGGGCGTGACCGCGCACTTGCGGGCGTTGCCCTCGTTCGTGATGAGCGTGATCGTCCCGCTCTCGGCGACGACGAAGTTCGCACCCGTAATCCCCACGTCGGCCTCGGTGATGATCTCGCCGAGATGGTCGCGAGCGAACCGCGTGAGTTCCTCAGCGGTATCGAACGGCTCGTCGGGGTCGAACCGCTCGTTGAACAGGTCGGCGATCTGCCCGCGATCGAGGTGCATCGCCGGGCCGACGATGTGGGAGGGCGTGTCGTCGGCGACTTGCAACACCCACTCGCCGAGATCGGTCTCGGTGACGTCGATCCCCGCGGCCTCGAGTCC from Natrinema versiforme includes these protein-coding regions:
- a CDS encoding LUD domain-containing protein, which encodes MAQRTRSERAERIRHLLETEGPAIHAQASASNDRRKETYGGTDDLEALRTDARAIKEDAIERLPELIETVRAAVEANGGTVYVADDAADANAYVADVVRNEADAADTADASGTTGDADAPSVVKSKSMTTEEIDLNEGLEAAGIDVTETDLGEWVLQVADDTPSHIVGPAMHLDRGQIADLFNERFDPDEPFDTAEELTRFARDHLGEIITEADVGITGANFVVAESGTITLITNEGNARKCAVTPDTHVAIAGVEKLIPTLSDLEPFVDLIAKSATGQPISQYVTMLSPPTDSPTLDFESPDEPITGDGNGAADGPGNSDRDFHLVLLDNGRTDMREDDQLRETLYCIRCGACSNSCANFQSVGGHGFGGETYSGGIATGWEAGVHGQDSAAEFNDLCTGCTRCVDACPVKIDIPWINTVVRDRINRSGDAESYDFLVDGLTPDEEAGGIDPGKRFFGNIGTVAKAASATAPVSNWLADAGPVRAALEHALGIDRRRDLPTFRQESLVDWFEERGGPDASSRRAARAARDGGAEIDREVVLYPDVYTNYVDTERGKAAVRTLEALGVPVRVPDLPESGRAALSQGMIATADRQASRLFAALAEDLDAGQDVVVIEPSDLAAMHREYERLLPEQSFDRLQESSYEICEYVYGLLENGAEPSALSTGDGSEPVAYHSHCQQRTLDLEAPTVAVLERCGYAPESSSAECCGMAGSFGYKQEYYELSMDVGERLATQVEDAETVVASGTSCGDQLEALLEREVPHPIELLAPGHSRR